Proteins encoded together in one Monomorium pharaonis isolate MP-MQ-018 chromosome 8, ASM1337386v2, whole genome shotgun sequence window:
- the LOC105839974 gene encoding LOW QUALITY PROTEIN: probable cytochrome P450 6a20 (The sequence of the model RefSeq protein was modified relative to this genomic sequence to represent the inferred CDS: inserted 1 base in 1 codon), which translates to MVLAEVIGIFIIALSIIYIYYKYVIFNFWYKRDVFYVKPTVPIGNVSSFIIGKIQIGVFLRDLYMKYKDHRVFGIYAFFKPVLVIADLDLIRTVLTKEFKSFHDRGTYSNENIDPLSVNLAFLSGKKWQKLRAKITPTLTMGKIKQMFPILKKCSEKLLKNLESKAQMGESIEIKNMLARYSIDVIMLTAFGIESKCIQDPYDEYFVQGKQIFKLNPIWIALAMFMPKIMDFFSIPLTDKCISNFYINAFQKNVKYRQTHNIIKNDFMNLLIQLMEKGYIDDDDDKTIKISGTTKKITMLEAAAQSYAFIAAGFESSSTTATFALYELAHHQDIQDKVRKEIDEILEKHDDLSYDAMNEMTYLHKTINETMRKYPPLPIINRICTKELDLPTTNIRVPKGTLITVPVLGLHRDPSIYPDPDKFDPERFNEDEVTKRHPYAYLPFGEGPRKCIGERFGYAQVKVLICLLAKYKFKLHSRTKVPISFNERSXLTVRGHVHLIIEPR; encoded by the exons ATGGTACTTGCGGAAGTAATTGGGATTTTTATCATTGCCTTgagcattatatatatttattataagtatgtgattttcaatttttggtACAAGAGGGatgttttttatgttaaaccTACTGTACCAATTGGAAATGTCTCATCATttattattggaaaaatacaaatag GTGTATTTTTGCGTGATCTATACATGAAATATAAGGATCATCGTGTTTTtggaatttatgcattttttaaacccGTCTTGGTGATTGCCGACTTGGATCTCATTCGAACGGtattaacaaaagaatttaaaagtttcCATGATCGTGGGACGTATAGCAACGAAAATATTGATCCATTGTCTGTCAATTTGGCTTTTTTATCTGGAAAAAAATGGCAAAAGTTACGTGCCAAAATAACACCTACTCTTACTATGGGAAAAATAAAGCAGATGTTTCCGATCTTGAAGAAATGTAGCGAAAAGCTTTTAAAGAATCTAGAAAGTAAAGCACAGATGGGAGAATccatcgaaataaaaaatatgttagcAAG gtATTCAATAGATGTAATTATGTTAACTGCTTTCGGTATCGAATCCAAATGCATTCAGGATCCATATGACGAGTATTTCGTCCaaggaaaacaaatttttaagctAAATCCAATTTGGATTGCCTTGGCAATGTTCATGCCaaaaattatggattttttttctatcccACTCACTGATAAATGTATctccaatttttatataaatgcgtTCCAAAAGAATGTGAAATATAGACAAactcataatattataaaaaatgattttatgaaTCTACTCATACAACTCATGGAGAAAGGTTACattgacgatgacgacgataaaactatcaaaatatcag gaACCACAAAGAAGATTACCATGTTGGAAGCTGCTGCGCAAAGTTATGCTTTTATCGCAGCTGGATTTGAAAGCTCTTCGACGACCGCGACATTCGCTTTATATGAATTAGCTCATCATCAAGATATACAAGATAAAGTTCGCAAGGAAATTGACGAAATATTGGAAAAGCATGATGACTTGTCTTATGACGCAATGAACGAAATGACATATCTccataaaacaataaatg aaactaTGAGAAAATATCCACCTCTTCCAATCATAAATCGTATTTGTACCAAAGAACTAGACTTACCGACAACAAATATACGTGTGCCAAAGGGAACATTAATTACTGTACCGGTGCTTGGACTGCATCGAGATCCATCTATATATCCGGACCCAGATAAATTTGATCCTGAACGATTTAATGAGGACGAGGTAACAAAAAGACATCCATACGCTTATTTACCATTCGGGGAAGGCCCACGAAAATGCATTG gtGAACGATTTGGGTATGCACAAGTAAAAGTACTGATTTGTCTTCTGGCCAAATACAAATTCAAACTTCATTCCCGGACTAAGGTCCCAATTAGTTTCAACGAAAGAA GTCTTACAGTAAGAGGCCATGTACATCTTATTATTGAGCCACGATAA
- the LOC118646950 gene encoding fatty acyl-CoA reductase wat-like, which yields MLIYNFVSPIDGPTWDEYVHAYIDISKTYPMRNAIYIPIMIPLRYKISYKVCTWIGHFLPALFMDIASICMNRSPRMWKLYTKIDKFFDALGHWIEQKWTYSTDNVDAMWNRLNEKDQQLFKFSMIEFDWEKYFIGHYLGIRRYLLKEDDNTLEISRIKYKRFYWIHQMIKVVFVFVVFWIILIIFKKLFI from the exons ATGTTAATCTATAATTTCGTATCACCAATCGATGGACCTACTTGGGATGAATATGTTCACGCGTATATCGACATAAGTAAAACATATCCTATGAGAAATGCCATATACATACCCATAATGATTCCTCTACGATATAAAATATCCTATAAAGTTTGTACTTGGATTGGTCACTTCCTTCCAGCTTTATTTATGGATATTGCAAGCATTTGTATGAATCGTAGTCCAAG AATGTGGAAGTTGTATACAAAAATCGACAAATTCTTCGATGCACTTGGTCATTGGATTGAACAAAAGTGGACTTATTCTACTGACAATGTTGATGCAATGTGGAATCGTCTCAATGAGAAGGatcaacaattatttaagtttagcATGATAGAATTTGACtgggaaaaatattttattggtcATTATCTCGGCATACGCCGCTACTTACTCAAGGAAGATGATAATACTTTAGAAATCAGtcgtattaaatataaaag aTTTTATTGGATACACCAAATGATAAAAGttgtatttgtttttgttgttttttggatcatcttaattatatttaagaaattgtttatataa